The DNA window cacataataaaatcggtattttaattttcatttacattctattgaatttacattaaaaatagagaaaataatatttaataaacaactgattgaatcatattattgcttacctattgtgaggctaaacccatcccctctccttggtgtagataacatcatttgttaaaaaaaaaaaaaacgttcatttgacaactaattgaatcacattattatgcgcatgcaaaagaccttttttataactggcACTACGCGCCTCTTAAgtgtttaaaatagagaaaatagtatttaataaacaactgattgaatcacattattgtgcgcctgcgaaagaccttttttatcCCCGGCGATACGCGTCTCTTATGTTTTGAACGTATtttgaaaatagagaaaataatatttaacaaacaattgattgaatcacattattgtgtGCCTacgaaagaccttttttatcCCCAGCGATACGCATCTCTTATGTTTTGAATGTATTTTGAAAagtttagtgtagataatatcctTTTTATCCCCGGTGAtacacattattgctagcacatTGTGAGCCAAAACCCATCCCCtctcctttagtgtagataatatcatttgttcaaaaaaaaaaaaatcatttgacaactaattgaatcatattattatgcgcgtgcgaaagacctttttttataactggcattgcacgcctcttaagattttttgaacatgtttaaaaataaaaaatataatatttaataaacaactgattgaatcacattattgttagcctattatgaggtactaattttaaaaaaattattattaaaaaaacattgtTTATATGACGAAAATACCCCTGCATTATTTTGAgctacttttgaattttttttgttaggggggcatttttgtccaaaatgtTTTGGTGAAACCGTGACCCCAAAAGGGGTTTGCTGGCTTCATGTGTACAGATAAGTTCTTGGTGCTTCCGATGACCTTGATTAATATATCACCAAATGGATTACAAGAGTATTCTTTGGGGTAAGAGTatcctttcttttcttgttaTCAAATGATATCGTGGAATGGTAGAATCAAATTTGAGACTTTGATCATGTGTGAAAGTAATAGTCCCAAAAATATAAATCGCAGAAGGGTTGTCTATGTGATTTAATGAACGTCAAACATAAATTTTCTCTCAAGTCCTTGACTACAAagtaaagaataaaaaattataaactcctctctctctctctctctctctctctctctctctctctctctctctctctctctctctctctctctctctctctctctctctctcaatattTGTGTGTTACGAAGTATGCTCACTTTCTTCTCCTTGAAGTTTTTCTCTATATTCCCCATACATACAACTTGGAGAATCTAGCTCCAAACATTAAAGCAAGAAAACTTTAGCAGCAGAAAATGGAAAGGAGAAAGCATATGTCATGGATAATGATCATGAGAAAAGAGAAGCTATAGGTATGTCCAAAAGAAGATTTTTGTTTCAtcgtgttttatttatttttaaggtatttttctttctttacaaAAGTGGTTATGGGGTCAAGATTGTTGCCTTTTAGCCCTTTTCCCTTTAGTCATTGGGGCCTCTCAAACAAAGGTGTCTCGTACGTATACTTTGAGGATCAAAAGCAGCTAAGATTATCTGCCTTCAAATGGTTGGTTCGCATTTTTTTAGTGCCCACATATCTTGCAGGGATATCAGGATTATGGTCATCAAAcagcttttaaattattataaggTGACCGATTTTGATTAATAGTTACACACATCACCTTTAAGTTTAGGCTAAAATTATCTCATATTAGAAAACTCTTTAAGTTTAGGCTAAAATCAACATTTATCGTCGATATTTTTGACATATCTGTTAAATATCGAAGAAACTCTTATTTTTAGTCCAAACTAATGTTTGACAATATctaaaatttcattttgaaTTTCCATTATTTCCGTTGAAAGCAACAAATATCGATATCAATATATTCGTtgatatttttacaaatttacatATTAACATTTTTACCAATACCAATATTTGAAACATTGCCTTTAATTACCCCATTGTGATTTAATAGCATgcatgaattgatatatatTGGATTAAGAGCCCAGACATCTAGGATATATTTAATTTGAACATCAAACTGTGTAATGCACTAACGTTTAACTATAACATATTACCGTAACAGTGTAATCTAAGTTATGTAACATTGGAGCAGGGACGAAGCTAGGGGACATCTTAAAAATTTTGAGCTCTTTTTTTGGATAATAAAGTTAGTTCTTTTACAAATGTTGAAAAAATTTATTAcaaaatgtctaattttattacTCTATTGTCTAATTTTGTCTTTAATTGTTGACATTCTAATGCTCATTTGTACTAATTAACCAAATACATGCAACTCAACAAGGTTTAAACATTAGTACGGGAGAAAAATATACAAGATAGAGGggcatttaaaaactaaaagaggattttcactattttaatatgattaacTGAATAATCTGCAAAGCAAAAAAAATGGGaatgattaattgaataatttgtaatttaaaaaaaaaaagggtgagaGGGGGGATTTGCCCCCACTGGGCCTTACCTCTCTTGGTCCATGCCTTGGAGTGTTAATTTGAACAATTACTATGTAACTTAACATCCACACCGTAAAGGGCAATCTCGGTATAGTAATACCAACATCATTTGGTGCAACGTTAAGATAACCGTATAACCTTGGAGTGTAAATTTAAGTAGTTAAGATGTAACCTTACCTTAGACCTTGTATATTTTGAATGATTAGGATGTTGTGTAAGTTCATAATGTTACATAATAATTAATAACATGCGTTCGTACTATAATAGTAGGTCATTGGTAATTTaatcaagttgaagaacaaaaaCCTACCTTGACAATATAAGAGAACATCACAATGTAACTACCAACTTTCCTATAATAATAATCACGTCATTGTTTGTCAGTAACTTGAACATTATCATAGTTATGTAGCGTAAGAGTGTAATTTTGAACCATAGTAGTGTATCTTAAATGATACCGATACCTTATTTTTTAATAAGGTACATCAGAATTCTTTCATTTCTTTCTGTTattctgtttctttcttttttttttttaaaaaaaaaaaacaagaatgtCGGGAAAGGAGGTACTCTAATTTGGGGCCTCAAATACAAAGATAAATTATCTTAAACAACTGAACTAAAAATTTCTTAATTCGCGCAATGTAGCTTTACTTAATGGCAATTAATATTATCTTAATGTTAAACAGGAGAATGAAGTTTACGTCCTTTTAGTAAAAGGTTGCTTAACATTTTTAACTCGTATTATTACTGCGTTGTGCGattcaattaaaatttgtgGGGTCTCAAGGAGTTCCTTTCATTCTCATCCAACCCGGCCCATGCGGGTTTaagacttataattcaacaaCTAAATGATATCATTGATGAACTCTGTGTGGCTCTAACATGCCACGTTCACCTTACCATGCAACCCTCATTCTTCAGCAACACTTCAGTTTTATGCTAGTGCCATAGTCTGAACTACTTGGTcatgatttatatgatgaagGTACACGTATGTATGGATTAGATCTCACATTAAGAGAAGCATCTCAGTTATGGTAAGGGTGCTATTACTTTGTATTAACCCGTTCTCTTATTTCTTTGGTAATAATAAAGAACTTCGCCTTTCATTATCCTTAAAAGTAAATAATTCTACAATACGTGTAGTTATTTGTAAACCATAGTATTAAGTAAactttatatgatatatatacaaGGGCTCTGCTTTGATCCACTTGGAAGAGAAATTTGCAGCTACTATAAGGTACTCAATTTATTTCCTTGAGCTTTTTTCAATGGTCAGACAAGATCGATGCCCAATTGCACAAAAGGTCATGCCCCTGTTAGAGTGTTTAATTCTTCAGTGTGTTGATGGTTCATGGGAGCGTACCTTTGACATTTGTGGCAAGTTTGAGCACAAACTGCGGCGTCATGTCGCATGGTGGGCCAATAGTATCCAACTGTCAATGCTTTTTGGGCGAGCGGTCTTCCACCAACATGATTCCTGTATATGCCAGAGTGGATGTTATTTAGGATTTGTAGGCCCATCTCCAGAGTGACACATAGAGTGTGGGGCCTAGAGGAGGAATGTTGTTAAAGTTTCCCAATGATGATGGTATATCATGAAGCCTTTGGGACCAGTTTCTTGGCCAAGTGGCGTCTTCAGGCAGCTTTCCGAATTAGATGCAATCGATGATCTCATCTATCTAGTTTTCCCTTATGTCGATAGTGGCATCTACTTCTAGTTCAGGTTCATAAATGCTTGGGGCAACAAGGTATTCGAATGACATTGTTCGCCGAAAGGCATAGTCAACGGTGGACGCGATGGTTGCTAGGGCATCGACATGACCGTTCTTGTTTCTAGGGATTTATTGGATTTTGTGCTTGTCAAAACCTTCGAGTGCCTTGGCCTTGGCAAAGTAGAGTTCATCGTTGCATGATAAGTTGCGTAGTCACCTTTGACTTATACGATCAACATTGAGCCGCAATGGAATGATAGCTCATTGACTTGTAATTCCGCCACAATCTTTAGTCTAATGAGCAGTGCTTTGTATATAGCTTCGTTGTTGTTGGCCTTAAATCCAAGCTTCAGAGACTACTCGAGTATAGATCTTAACCCATGCTTCGTTTATATTTGACGATCCGTCCATGTAGAGTTTCCACAAACATGTATTCTTGGATGTTTTCTACGGATCTGTGAAGAAATGGATGTCTTGATTTGTCATGGTGAATTTTGCCAAAAGTGTGGAAGCACTTAGGGCTTAATCGAGGTCTTAGGATGATAGATAATTTTGTGTTGCCCTAGTTCTATATGCATTAATCCTAGATGATGTGTCGGAACTGTGCATGATGGATTGAAGGGGATATTCCATCATGTACACCATTCAGAATGAATGGAAAGTATGAACGAAGTTTCCTAGCTGCTGTTACCAATGTCAGGATAAGCTTTTCCATTTTCGGGTGTCGAGTTTCTGGttcgagaagagctttagacACATAGTATACTGGTTTATGCTCCCCCGAGTCTTCTTGTTCAAGTCTTCTTGTTCAAATCCCTATCTGAGAACATTTGAATGTTAGAATCAATAGAAAAGGGCTTATTGGTGGTAAACACCATCCTAGACCTTTTGCATGtgacatttcttttctttttggtttaaaCTAGATAATCTTGCTCCTCGTAAATGCAATTGACGTGGAACATGTGACCTTCCATTGGGCCCTTACTCTTAGAGATTGCTTGAATCTTCTTGTGAAATGTTTCAGGAGTAACGTGAATTTGGATAAACGAATCTTGCTGAGGGCCGAACAGACGTGGCTTAATCAGCGGCTCCTTAAAACAAGAGACAATGTCTTCAAGGGCCTTCAAGGGCCTTCAATCGCCTTTCAAGGTTAGTGAGCCTTGTCTACTCCCTTATTTGTGAATCTTTTTGACAAAATCATGGAACTGCAATAAACTCTCCCACATTCAATTCATGGTGGGAGTGTGTCTTCATTTTTTGAGATGGAGCCGCACCTGGAAGTGGCGTAGCCACATTGGGGTCGTTTTGCGGCATTCATAAGAGTGGTAAAGTGATTTAGTCAGGATGAATATGAGTTCACTTtcaatgaaaacaccaattGTTCGAACCAACTTTTCCCATTGCCATAGGCGGTGGTGATGCACAAATCCAAGGAACATGTAAAAGAATAAGTAGTTGTAAGCAAGCCAAAAAACTGGGGATATGCCAGTCAAAGGCTCTCAAACGGTCAAGATAGTAAGCAATATAAGACTCAAGATGTGGGTAAGAGAATAAGTATGCGAGCATTGCATTTCTAGAGATGAACCCTAAAAGTAGGCGTTGgttcaatttgatttttttcaaaactaaaaattgaaccGAAATTACTATGTGGATCGGTTAGGTTTTTTGTCGATTTTTGTTCAGTTCGATTTTTTTCGATTCGATTATGGTCCGAttaatttgttgatgcacaaaactggaggtcttggaacaacgtcaatccgactgtgaatctgcatgaaatgtaaataacacaagatgtatcgtggttcaccccaagatttgggttacgtccaaactgattgtattgtatttctctaagaagtgagggagagagagagctctgagagtgagagcgttgagagggtgaggagctttaggaattggcctctctctaattgtgagggtgatgggtccttttatagaataaggactcctcacttattacatatttgccctttcctttaccacataattacatttaagtccctcgagtatttatacgaggtctaaatacgaggccctaaatatggtataaacagtagtcccccaagtcttcagtcaaaagagtcttttggctagagacttgaaattcagttcatgtgtgggccgaagtagctagatgttgtcttgaactgatgctcgatatgaggcggtactcaatctgaaatgatgcttaactagaagtagcacaagCTGCGAGGCTGCTTAGCTCGTGGCTTATATTtgtcttggttggctcggcttatggcgtttgaaggtgagggagtcctttttatagaataagggctcgctcctttatacataagtgatgggctaagtcccccaagtatttttcatgagtgctctctaatgaaagtgagggagtcccttttatagaataatggctcgttcctcagtacatagataatgggctaagtcccccaagtattttcataaggcccagttgaggcccaatatatggtacataatgtagtcccccaagtcttcggtcaataaagtctgttggctgaagacttcaaattaaatccgtgtatgggccgaagtggcgattgttcggatgtggtatttgtttaccttgcactgaagctttgtaggtgaagctttgcaagtgaagttttgaagctggagctttgtaaatgaagcttttgaagctagagctttttgtaaatgaagctttttgaagctagagcttttgtaaatgaagttttttgaagctagagcttttgtaaatgaagcttttgaagcgtttgaagctagagctctgtaaatgaagcttttgaagctagttgacatgagtgatgttcatgaatgtttatgttgattaacatgagtgatgctcatgaatgttgacatgagtgatgctcataaatgttgacatgagtgatgctcatgaatgtttatgtatgattgaatgagtaatgctcatgaatatttatgtatgattgaatgagtaatgctcatgaatgtttatgtatgattgacataagtaatgctcatgtataatttgaagtactgggcgtacttttgatcacctggttggtggtaatagcggcaggttgccgaataattttggagtattgggcgtacttttgatcacctggttagtggtaatagcggcaagttgccgaatgattttagagtactgggcgtacttttgatcacctggttggtgctattttgggcttatgggccttcgctctccacatgacattgcagcccatttattttgggctttgccggttttttttttttttttttttaccctctgatggggttatacagatgtctccgaaagataggaaaaaataaattacatcactcaaaaataaatccgactCTCAGCTCAATGGGTCACACTCATAATGTCATCATCACTGCAATTATGTATgcttcttcttttgctttctgcttttctgcttttcttgatctccccgcTCCAATGGGACTTAcctcttttctgcttttgctttggcAGCTACGAacctccttttcctttttctttgttttttattttttattttttatcttattccTTTTGGCATATGGCAGACAACATAAAGGATAAATAATAACAGGAATATTGTAAGAAAGCTTATCTTCTTCCTGTTTTCCACTAGTGCTCGTGGTATTCGCAGGAGATGGGATCTGGGTCGGCGATTACCCCTACACCTTGCCCTGATCTATAATAGTCTGATGTCCTACTGCCATCTCCATACTGGAAGGTGTACAAACACTGGTTATTGGTTTCCAGGTTGTGGGTATCCTTGATTCTGGATTATTCCCCTGCCCCTGAGCCGGACTCCATAGAGAAAGGTCACAGTTTGGATTATTCCTCTGCTCTACCAGAATGAGCGATGACAACTCATTCTTCAATTGTTGATATCAAATTACATCAGTCTCAGTCCTGcacttcttccttctttccacTAGCTTTGAGGTACTAACCTAGAGAAAGAGGTATTTGGTTTAAGATACCTTCGCAGTCGATGCTCCAGAGGAAAAGGTACTTGGTTTTGCATCAGAGACTGAAACCCCTGAACTTGCAGCTGGTTTCTCTTCTGGTGTAGGGCCCTTACGAGCAAGCTTCTCCAGCTTCTCTTGCTCGGTTTTCATAAACTTCCAGATGTACGGGACAGACAACAACGATGAGATCCTACGGATCTAAATATGTTCATCTGCCATGGGATAGATTCGTCACCCGTCACGTGTACAGGTCAGAGCTTAATCAGACTCTCTTATCCGCAGTGAGGAATATTGTTATTCTCGATGGGGAAAGGCGGGGGCTGTGTCCCAAGCAAAAAGAAAGTCCTCTCCGATGCCGCACCAATTCCTGACACCGCCAATAATGCCTCGCGAAGCCCAGCGCTGGCTTACACCGACGGCACTCCCAGTTCCGCTACCAAGCCAAACAACGTTTCTATCGTCATTGAATCGCACCCGAATCCGAGCACGATTACAAAATTAAGGATATTCGTAGTGTTCTACTCAATGTACGGGCACGTGGAGGAGCTGACCAAGCGGATGAAGAAGGGGGTTGACAGCATGGAGGGGACGTAAGGGTGGTGTACCGGGTGCCCGAGACGCTGCCAGCTGGGGTTTTGGAGGCGATAAAGGCGCCGCCCAAGAACCATGAAATTCCAGAGATTTCGGCGGCAGAGCTGGCGAGGGTGGATTGGATTTTGTTTGGGTTTCTGACCAGGTTTGGGAGCATGACGGCGCAGATGAAAGCGTTTTTTTACTCGACCAGGCAGCTGTGGAATGAGCAGACCCTGGCTAGGAAGCATGGTGGGTTCTTTGTCAGCACCGGAACTCAAGGTGGCAACCAAGAAACCACTTTGTAAGCTTTTGCCTCATTTCTCAATTCTAAACTTcttttatgaaattaaaaaaaaaactaagaagTTGAATTGGGATTAGAAACAGAGAAGTTGGAGCTGAGAGCCATGATGATTTGAAGTTGGGTTTGGGTACAGAAACCGAGTCTGCTGAGTTCATTGACTCGGGTATAACGTTGAATTTAATTTGTGGTTTGGTTATGAATACTGAAAAAACTGATCACCTAAGGCCTTGTTTTGGTGTTTCTGCatattcacggcggaggtgaaaaattgagagagaaccgacataacttttcatgTCGATTCTtacagacgacgccaaatgttgatgcacaaaactggaggccttgga is part of the Malus domestica chromosome 12, GDT2T_hap1 genome and encodes:
- the LOC103454373 gene encoding probable NAD(P)H dehydrogenase (quinone) FQR1-like 2; the encoded protein is MGKGGGCVPSKKKVLSDAAPIPDTANNASRSPALAYTDGTPSSATKPNNVSIVIESHPNPSTITKLRIFVVFYSMYGHVEELTKRMKKGVDSMEGTFGSMTAQMKAFFYSTRQLWNEQTLARKHGGFFVSTGTQGGNQETTL